A region of the Stigmatopora nigra isolate UIUO_SnigA chromosome 10, RoL_Snig_1.1, whole genome shotgun sequence genome:
acatattttcgtATGATGGCGCTGTTGTCAAGCTTTCAGGATCATAGACGCAAACTACATTACTTTGTAGGGGGAAAGAATCGGGAAAAGATTGCAGGAGATCATCATGAGGCGGTAGTGCAAGTATTGCTGATCTTAGATCTGCTTCTTTTGAATCCATCAATTCCTCATTGGATTTTTTATCATTACCATCTACAAGAGGCCATAAAGCTAAGTCCTCCGTACTGAGATCTCGTACATTCTGAACACTTTTGTTTTTCGGCATGGATCTAGGCCTCAAGTATTGTCCAGTGGGGTCTTCGAATGGTATTGGGGTCTGGCTTCTGGTGCTCCCTTCCCTCTCGTCTTCTCCTTGCTGGGTTTTACAGATGAGATCGGGGCTGGGGTTTCTACTCATGCCCAGGAATTGCCAATAATCTTCTTCAAAGTCACAAACTGAGAAATCCCAACTGGAGCGATCCGCCTTGGAGTCACCCAGCTGTGTGGAGTAGTCCGAGTCAGCTGTGTCGGAGGTATCTGTGAGGCCTCCGTCTGTCAACTGATGTTCCTCAGGGTCCACCAAACTATTACTTTGTGATGGGATGTCAGACATCTCAGTAGGTAGTGGACTTCTTGCCATCCTCAactgtaaaatgtcatttatagtcaatttttccatttcGTCCCAGAATGCTGAGATGGCGTAAACACATGGTGTCTCGCCTGAGGCTTGGGCGTGGGCTTCAGGGCCTTCAGCCACGGGGGTGACGACAACGTGGGGAACAGACCAAGGACCATCACTGTTACCCGCTTTTGGGTGAGGTTCAGTTTGGACTATAGGTGGATCTGCATCATGATGGACCTGACTCTCAATTGGAGCTATGTTAGATTCAGGTTTATCATAAGTTTGGTCAGCAGAATACTCTGGGTAGTCTTCTGGCTGGCATTCAGTTGAATCTTCCTCTGAGAAATCCCCTGATTCATCAACTGAGAGGTAGATTTCAGAACCCGAACTTTCAAGAGTCAAGACCTCAACACTGTCGTCAAACTGCTCTGATTCCACCCTCCCCAAATTCAAATTCAGGGTTAGTTGGTTCTTGTCTTCCATTATAATATCAACATATCGGTTTCCATCAGTAACACTTTGCATCATCCCACCTTTCAATAAGGCTCTTTTATTTTGCACTATATCATCGTCATTCAGGGTTCTTTCTTCCGTTTCTTGCTTTGTGGAATTCTCTTCGGGTATGGTTCCTTCGCTAACATTTCCCTCAATGTCCTCATCATACTGGCTTCCTTCTATGTGCTTCGCATTAGCACTTTCATCTAAGGTTATTTCTATCTTACCTGTTCCTTCTTTCCGACCTTCATTAAGGGTTTGACAATTCTCATACAAGATTCCATCTTCATTTGGTGAAATGTTATCATCTTCTCGATGATTTTGCTTGATATTTTCATCATGCATAGCTCCTTCTTCGTCCCTTTGTATCCTTTCTTCATTTTGCATTGGTCTTCTACTATACTTCTGTTCTACAACAACATCACAACTGGTTtgcttgcttttattttgtactaGATCACTCGATTGTTCTTTAATGCGGTTTGGATTATGTACTAAGGGAAAAATGTCCCTCTTCTCACTGTGTTGCGAGTCCTGCCAGGTCTCACAATTGGTATTTTTGgtctttgtttgttgttgtggtaTTGAATTGTCATTCAGTGATAGTGTTACCAACCAGCATTCTCTCTCTTTTCTCAATGGCACTTTGAGGACATCACTCTGACTTTTCTCGTCTGAAAGTGATCGTGCAACGTCTGTAACGACGGCCTCAAGTGCTTTTATGATGCTTTTTTGCGTCTCTTCTGGGATGCTTTCTTCTGGTATGTTCACCTCCTTTCTGAGAAGAGAGATTCCAGTGTAATCACATTGGATGTCATCCTCTCTCAGTGTTTTGGGACAGTCCAGAAGAACCTCTGGACGATGGAGGCTTTCGGGATGAGCGAGAGGAGGTTGTGGGACACAGCACCCCTCGCTCTCCTGGTAAAAACTGGACCAGTCCCCCTCTGCAATGTGAAGGCTGTGATCCAAGTCATCCATTCTGACGCCTCACATGCTTTCCTGGGAGCAGAAATGGCAACGCAAAGGTCAACATTCAAGTGTTTATGTTGTATTTTGTCCTCTTTGTCTCCTTTATGGCTTGGAACAGTCTGGCCAACAACAGGTTTGGGCTAAATATAAAACACGtgtatagtattttttcatTGGGATACTCTATAGGTCACATTATTAGGTACATGCTGCTTAAAGTAGCAAAATTAAATGCGGTGTAAAAAAATCACCAGaagtttaaatacatattttacctgACAGGTTAGTGAAGAGCCACATTTggttcccgagccataggttccctacccctagtATAGTATAAAGTTGTACATTTACATGTAACTGTGACTGGCTGAGCAGCAATCCATGGTGTCTGTAGttcactgggataggctccatcacccccgcaacccttgtggaTTAGTGGTAcgaaatataaatgaataagaagCAAACAGCTATATTTTCACCAATAAGCATACCTAGATCACATTGTTCTGTCAAAACATTTAATACTGTTTGTTGCTTTTTTCATTAGATCATAATGCACAACTAAAGCGtacattattataaaaaaaaaaggaaaatagagGCCATAGATCGAGGCAGGCCCCCTTCGCAGAGTGCTATGCACTTGACATCCATGCTTTTAGAAGTGAGATCAAATGTCCAAGCAATATCAGATTACAAAATAAAGTCACATGTTAATAAAGTCTGATGAATAATAGTTACTTTTTCAGAATTatactttagttttttaaatcgTCTGCCAGTTAATTTTATTCCATGTTCTTTAGTATTGACTGCATCCTCTCTTAGTTATTCCTAATTTGTCTGATTGAGCCTAATCACCGCTGAGCACAATATTAGGCTTCATACctgcaaaaagacaaaaacaaaaatttccACTCTGAAGTCTCCTGTAGGAAAATATCCCGTCGTTGCCCGCCGTCACATATGTCAGTCTGGCCCCCTGCATCGCTCTTTATAAATAGACATTCAGTCACATGGAGCTGCTGTGCTGCTGGTGAATATGTCCTGCCCTACAGGGGAGGTGTGACATTTCAGTACACCCTCAATCATATGACAGTGAACAGCAATATCCTTTACTATTTACATGAACCACCTTAACCACCTTAATTTTCCGTTTAAAAGAAGGACAATGGGAGTAGAACAAAGCTTAGTAGAAGGTGCTTTATTAATGAAACATACATTCCTTCACCGCAACTGCCTTCATCACATCACAACTACACAGTTACAAAACAATAGACCATTGATATAAAAAAGAATGTGTGCATGTATTGTGGTGACAAATGCAAAACACACGAGGCAACATGGGAATAGTCATGATTACTACTCTTTCAGAAACAGATTTATTTACCTCTGCTGGCACAGTGTGTTTGTTAAAATCTCCAGtgcagtaaaaaatataaactatgTGGCAAATAAAACTTGATAGCAGCCTCAGTTTTGGAAATGGTGCATACAGTAAAAGGCCaccagcatacctgtcaacctcgaaccatttgtgatcttaccaaattttgttttcgcccttacatatatgtataaatacatggaaaatcttaccactttacttttttgtaaaaaatcacgaacaacaagtgaaaatgaaagtaaacataaacaagggaacaggaaacggaaatcacatggtgaaagtgttacaaaacgaaatgtttatcatgatcttttttttttagccaatcagaggcgccggtacatatatcacttggcagacatgcgttttttagccaatcagaggcgccggtacatatatcacttggcagacatgcgtttccgggaagaaacaatggcggatggtgaaaaatggctagaaagtgccttaatttatttttttttctcaaaatcaccgtttagcgtaccattttcatgtgtacagcgtaccaatataaaaatgggctttcagttgtaccaattacggcgagaacgtaccagttgacaggtatgcaccaGAGTACATGTGTGAAGTATGAAGTTTACATTTAAAGCTCTTCGTGGCACAGCCGTCATCACATTCAATTCGCTTTGAAAACTTTAGGCAAGCAAGTAGTAGTATTTACTTCAAAAAGTAGATTTACAGTTGTTCTGCAAAAGGTTAGCAAGATCTCAAGAATCtcagttaaaataaatataaaaatctgaCCTCAGATCTGCTAATAAAGTGCGCCAACATATTGGCATGCTGCATTTGGTGcgatcttcatttaaattaagAATATTTTACTTTAAGGGTCTTAAGGAGTTAAATGCATGTAAAGATATGGTCAAAGTTATTTGTCCTTTGGTCTAAAAGCAATGTGtgctgtttttaattaaatgtgtattttttgaaataacaCAAGAAACTGATATGGCTCTGGCATTTTAAAGATtctatcgtttttttttacacccgTTTAATAgatatacagtcgtacctctatgtacaaaattaattggttccagaacttttttcggaGCTTGaaacttttgtaagtagagctgtactttatatgtaaattccctaATTCAATTAGTCGAGGTGGAAaggtatgtaagagagaatcttgaagcatggatagtggttgttatgacagccaattgaatttaattgaatgcttttattgtcattgtatgaCTGTAGTATGTAGAAAACGTATCTTAAATGTActatttaatgtaatatttagaaGACTGCATATGCAGaacatttattgaaaaatggTATTAACCATTTTCAGAATAAAGGCATTTGTTTAGacgtaaaataaaacattttggtcTATTATCTTAGTCTTTCTTAGCCAGTTTCTTGTGATATTCTCAGCTAAAAAAGGCCAAATTTTATCATGGTTAAAATAAATACCCTACTGTACCTACACACCAAACTGCATTTTGTAGATTGTACAAGGGACATAACATTCACTTTGGCTGAGTGGATACAAATAAATAGTAAACTCATTCACTCAAATAGTCGTATATATCAAAGTAAAGAAATACTAATGATAGTGTATACACAGCCTCACACAGCAAAGGACCAACCCTGATATTGGTGGTTTGTAGTCATGATGAGGATGGTGTTTTGTCACTAACAGCCAACTAGGTCACCGCCTCGCTGCACATTATCCTCAAACTGATGAATACACGCTAATCCAAACTGTCATCGTCACACTTGGCTGTGCTACCGATATAATGATGATTGTAATTGACGTTAGTTCTGAAGCtatgcaaatattacattttaagccACTACAGTAGTGttcaaaaatgataaatattggTGGTACCAAAACTAGGAGGTTCCTTAAATACTAGATGAGTCCATCCATGTTTCAGTGCAGCAGCAATTGGATTATTGCAATTACTTCCCATGAGCTCCATGTCGAATAAAAAGGCAGAGTACAAGCGAACAAAAAGTACCATAATTGAGTTCGAATATAAGCTGACCAATGCTGCTACATTTtgcagctttggtggacactaTTTTGTCAAAAGAGAACGTTAAATAAAAAGGGGCTGTGTTTTCAATTTAGCTTTGAAATAAGTCAAAACGTCATTCAATTTCACATTTGCATGGCCCTTTTCCTACTATACATTGTAGCCCCTGGTGGTGGATGCAGTTGGGATCGTGGCTCTATTTGATGTCGCAGCGGGCCGCTCTCGTCTGACGTATCTTTGTTTTCTCGCTTTAAAattatcaaacaaacaaacaattagGACTAGCCTTAGTAGCTGTAATTCAACATATAAAATAGCCGGTTTGGCTATTTAATTAAGTTAAAGGGTAAAGCATACCTGTAGAAGACGGAATCATTACAGcctagaaaaagaaaacattgttgcTATACTGACACATTCAAACTATTTATGCGTTGTGGAAAAACAAAGGACACTTACTGTCTCACTTGGTTGGAATATGAAGGCTGTAAGAAGATAAAATATATGCTCAATTGATTGATGTATTGTGATTTTAGGTCACATTACACTGGGAAACGCTTTTTGTTGAGTTAGGTCAGACGGCTGTTttgaaagtcatttttaaatacggAATCCAACACTAATATGTCCGGTTTTTGAACAATTGGATccccattttctttaaaaaaaattactttaacatacaatgttatttttacaaaaaagaagATAGAATAGCATTTCAGCTTTAGGCACCCcagtaatgtatttttattttattttttttaattctttgttTACATATATTGCAGAGGACtttcattttatacatttaatacAAAGCAGCCTCTCTGTATTTCTAGTGATAAAATTCTAAATAATACAGAAAGCTTAAAAACTAATGCAGTGAATAGTTCAGACCACATGAAGGAAATTTGGATGCTAAGAATTTGGAGCATGACTACAATTGTGAGACCGGGCTTACCTTTATTGCGACGGTAAAAGATATTGGGGAGTCGATGGGAGCGTTTGAGGTAGAAAAAGGAGGCCACAGAGAGGATCAAGAACAGGCTGATCAACAGTGTTCCGAGTAGAAGAGAGGCGGCCACCCCAGCGCCTCCTGCTCATGACATGACATAAAGCAGCATGAAAAATGGCCTGCTGCAAATGCCTTTTACgcgggagccagtggcagtagcagTAGTATAAAACAGATTTAAATAGAGAGGAATACGATCACTATAAAGGAATATAGCTTACCAATATTAGGCATTACAGTTGTAACTGTCGTGTGGTTTCTTCGGTCCATTGTGTAGTCTAATGAAGAGAGAATATAATAGtataatagttttaaaaaaaacacaaaagtccAAAATTGATgaattcccaaaaacatgcatgatagcctggttgaacactaaattgtccctTAATATTTCAGGGGGTCCATAGTTAAATCTTTATCGGATTaatcattaaaatgtcaaattctaaTAATATTTGACAATGACTTACTGTATGTGCAGGCTGTAATGTTCTCCAAGTCTACAGTGGAAGGCTCACACAATATGCAAACAATGTTGCTGCTCTCGAGGACACGAAAAAAGCATcctgaaaaagacagaaaatcatAAAGCATGAAATATCCATTAGTAGAACAAGATGGATTAATTTCAGATACAAAGAGAATCACATAACTGTAATTGTCCTAACCACAGCAACATGCCATGACCTACTTCTGGGAACTTGGTAAACCAGCTATGAGACATTTTATGTTGTCACTATTCATGCAAAACCAGCACAAAATTCCGTGTTTAAGGTCTGCAATCACGGGTTAGGCAGTTGTATTCCTTCTTATTTAATCTCTGCTGCTTTTACTTTAGATTGTTTGTAACCACAATggatttaaagttaaaaaaaatacatttgaggtAGCTTGATGTAATTatatgtaatgtacatctatactcttcattttaatttgatcctaaaactgaaagtcggcactcatgatttactttccagggccacacaaaatgatgcggcagaccagatttggcccccgggccgccactttgacacacgtgaatAAGATTTTCAGCTAGTGGTGTATCTTGactatttttcaatgcaaaaagtgtgccacagctcaaaaacGGTTGGAAAAGACTGTGTtagaatcctaaaaaaaaaagatatggcACCTGGTTCGCAGCGAGTGTCATTTGAACACGAGCTATTGGTCCTCTGTTTCTCACTGCAGCATTCCAGTGAGTTATGATGTAGAGCCTGTAGATAGAGATGACATAGTTGCTTTTGAGAAACCTGACGAAAAATGAACTAAGTACGCTAGAcgagttcattcattttctacctTGGTCACTGGTGTTTCTGGTCTGATGAGAATTACTGTAGTTGCCAACACCAAGAGGAATGACAGAGCCATATTTGAGcttgaaaaacaagaaaaacaggtGGGATTCAgtcaaaataatgataatattgcaaattgtctttaaagacaatgttttttttcctagtggGGGTTAGTTTtcttacattttaaattgctgTGCACTGCAAAAAATGTGTGAAGTTCTAATAGTTACGGTTTTATGTTGAGCAATATAAAAAATTAGATCATTTGTAAATAATAACTTTCAGGAAATTTAAGTGAAGTTGGAAAGTTTTCATTACAGTGTGTATTATGGAAATTTGCAGGGGTGGTAgaaaggaagggggggggggtcttcatTTATCATATTCATACctcgttttttattttattttattttctaacctGTCCATGTCAATAACGCAAGGTGAGAAGCAGAACAGCAACACCTGTTGCAGATCTAGAAACAGAATACAATATTTGTGTGTGCAAGGGCCTCCAAAACAGTAAATTCATGCCTATCTAAATTCAGAACAaatcatcattatttttggaaatatggATATTATCACTTATtactgtgatttaaaaaaaaaagtacaattcgTCCCTAGATCGCGAACAATAACTCATTAGATAATTTTTCCCACTTTAAATTTGCATTTCACCTGTCAGTGCTAATCTGACTGAGCAATTAAAATTTAAGATTATATTGATGTCTCTTGGATTTGATCGGAACAGCAGATCTCAAACCACACGAGCAGCTGCGGCTTGCGAAATCTGCCGGGATGTCACTCACCAGCAAAACTGTTGATCCTTGCCAGGATCAAAATCCAGGCTTAATTCAATCGACGTCTGATTTCATCTGTCCAAGATGACTGTGATTTGCGATCAGATTTATCAGCGACACAACTCCGTAGTTCCGCCTGCCATTAAACGCAAGCACCTTGCTCATTCATCTTGTCAACATCCGTGTGGGAACTTTCACAGTAAAAGCACCAACAccatattatttcatatttatatacatatcaCTATTAATTGAATATGGATTAGCCTTAGTTAGAATAAGGACAAGGACTTTCGCCCGTATAAAAAGGATGAAGACAATTTACTCCGACAGTACCTGAACGCAACACGTCATTTCTGTCTTGTTACAGTTCTTTGGGCGGCTATTTCAAATGTGATTATCGTTTATTTATCGCAAATATAGTCACCCTAAGTCCTTTTGATATCATTTTTTACGTCAAGTACATGAAGCAAGAATATAAGTGTACATGTCCAACTATGAGTTACAGGTTTTTATGAATCATGAGGTTTTGGGTATACTGATAGGTGTTTGCTAACATAATGCTAACAACATGTTAATCCACTGAAATTGAAAAGCTCAAACCTTgaaaagattattattattatttatttagaacTGAATGAGGCTAAAAGATGAACCACACAGCGAATCTAAAGGAATTGCTGAATAAACAGCCAACGGGAAGCAGGTGAGTAATTTACTTCACTTGATATTTATTAATGTAGTCAGTGTATATTGGAAAATACCATGTAATTCACTAAAACTGAGTGGTTATGTTCTTTAATATGACTCTGCAATCTACAGAAATCCAGCCACAAGCTTCACAGATACTCAGTTTTTCTTTGGTTCCCAGTTCTGGATGGATTCTCAAAGGAGCTCTCAGGAAATGAGTTTGTTTTCCAAGAACTCTCAACAGAGTTCACAAGAGGTAAGGCCATATAGAACCATATCATTCCAGAATTGGTGGACATTTTTGCCATGGTGATTCTATGTGAAGTCATTCACAAGCAAAACACTAAAGATTGTCCTGAGAactaacatacaaaaaaaaaacaaggaaaaaaggCTAATATTTGaacttttatttgaatttaacatattttttctttccttttagtGTAGTGACCCAAAGGTTTCAGCCCGTTATCGCTCCAAACCCCTCCTGTTTGGAGACCCAAGAGACAAAGACATACTTTTGGACACATTTGAGGAGGCaaagaaaaaagcaaaagaaaggAATGACAGGTAATGTTCCTTTCTTTATTCCTTTGAGGTAATAAACACAAatctttaaaatacattttattaaatagtCTTTTTGAACTCCTACATTTTCCTCTTCTATTTAAATCTATAGTATTTCAAATGTAATACTCATGGAACACAAACACAGTCAGTGTTAAACATAGCCTATGTCACATGcaatgtttttcccccccagtgAAATTATTGCCAAAGAATGCCTTCAAATTCGGGAAACACTGACCAAAGTGAGTAAATactaatttgtattatttaagtGATttttgattttccttttttctacTTGTTCTACAATACATTTCAGATCCAACAACATGTTTCCAACACAGAAGAAAATGCAACTGTATGCCAAACCAGCCTCCAAATGTTAAGCAATTTGTCATCAACACGTATGTTACATTCAACTGCCctgtaaaagcaaaaaaaaacaaattatgttaCCAAATAAGCACCAGGCAGGCAAGCGTTTTTCCTAACCAGCAGATGGGGCCGCTTGCTCACGGTTTAAATTGCATTGCTTCTgacttgtttacatttttgaatTGGCAAGACAGAAAAGGGAATCGTTTTACACCTGTCATTGACTTGTGCTTTTCATCCATTCAGTGCAAAATGTAAACAGTATCCAGAGCCACATTTCACAGCAGTTTGAAGTGTTATTAAACACAGTGAATTCCCAAAAACAGACGATGACAGAATTGGGTGAACGAGTGAAAAAGGTAACCCTTGATGTATGctatttgtattattacaaTAATATACACTTTCCATGAGTTAATACTGTCTTTTATTCAATTTCCAATAGAATGAAGACAACGGCTTAGAGCTTGTTACAAATATGCAAAGTCACGTGGAGTGTCTACGACTTGAGCAAGAAAAAGCCCATTTGAAGCAAGCAAGCATGATTGAAGAGGCATTACAGCTGCTCAATGCCTTAGTTTCAGAGCAGTCAGGTAAGCTCAAACCTATTAATGTAAGTGACAAAGCCATGCAAACATCACCGGGACAAGACAAACAGACCCAAACGGGGCAGAGTTCCTCTGCAGCAGGCATTGACTTATCTACTCTCGATTGGGCCGTCACAATGAGAACCAAAAAACCAACGAGTATATACAGAAGGAGACCTCTAATCCGACAGCGTTCTAAGACCACTGTCAATGATGAAAACAGTCAACCTATGAAAATGTGCAGGAAACAGGAAAATATTTCAAGACCTTACAGAGATAGAGATTTTCCAGAGAGTTTACTACAACAAAGCCCAAAGGCCATATCCAATCCAGGACGTATAATCACCCCTCTCAGCTGCTGGTCTCAAGAGAGCAGCAGCCCTGAAAGCATGAAAAAAGGCCAGTCCATCACAGACATACTGCTAACCAGCTCCAGCTCAAGAGATGGCCTTTGGCAGATGTTGAACACAGATCACGTTTCAGATACTTTTTAAAAGGCAATGTGGAATACAAACGTGatacatttccaaaaaaaaaggacatgaagaaaaaaactttattttccaTTAGTTTGAAAGAAGTAACACAT
Encoded here:
- the c10h1orf159 gene encoding uncharacterized protein C1orf159 homolog isoform X2 — encoded protein: MALSFLLVLATTVILIRPETPVTKALHHNSLECCSEKQRTNSSCSNDTRCEPGCFFRVLESSNIVCILCEPSTVDLENITACTYNYTMDRRNHTTVTTVMPNIGGAGVAASLLLGTLLISLFLILSVASFFYLKRSHRLPNIFYRRNKAFIFQPSETAVMIPSSTARKQRYVRRERPAATSNRATIPTASTTRGYNV
- the perm1b gene encoding uncharacterized protein perm1b, which translates into the protein MMQSVTDGNRYVDIIMEDKNQLTLNLNLGRVESEQFDDSVEVLTLESSGSEIYLSVDESGDFSEEDSTECQPEDYPEYSADQTYDKPESNIAPIESQVHHDADPPIVQTEPHPKAGNSDGPWSVPHVVVTPVAEGPEAHAQASGETPCVYAISAFWDEMEKLTINDILQLRMARSPLPTEMSDIPSQSNSLVDPEEHQLTDGGLTDTSDTADSDYSTQLGDSKADRSSWDFSVCDFEEDYWQFLGMSRNPSPDLICKTQQGEDEREGSTRSQTPIPFEDPTGQYLRPRSMPKNKSVQNVRDLSTEDLALWPLVDGNDKKSNEELMDSKEADLRSAILALPPHDDLLQSFPDSFPLQSNVVCVYDPESLTTAPSYENMFFTYEHKMLPSQNHRWKPVPIFSCSNPSNTEFSLPKWNNLFLRGAFLEEDGISPFEIVSKALRLAESQTGMSSMSSRKIGVLDKGSFWDKSSNVLPVRGEEGTTNVVGFSPSIHEQQRIVGRIQKPVREGIWSALQQADMCLVCIAFASWVLKSSDTKSPDAWKAALLANVSALSAIQYLRQTK
- the c10h1orf159 gene encoding uncharacterized protein C1orf159 homolog isoform X1; this encodes MDSSNMALSFLLVLATTVILIRPETPVTKALHHNSLECCSEKQRTNSSCSNDTRCEPGCFFRVLESSNIVCILCEPSTVDLENITACTYNYTMDRRNHTTVTTVMPNIGGAGVAASLLLGTLLISLFLILSVASFFYLKRSHRLPNIFYRRNKAFIFQPSETAVMIPSSTARKQRYVRRERPAATSNRATIPTASTTRGYNV
- the ccdc36 gene encoding interactor of HORMAD1 protein 1, which encodes MNHTANLKELLNKQPTGSRNPATSFTDTQFFFGSQFWMDSQRSSQEMSLFSKNSQQSSQECSDPKVSARYRSKPLLFGDPRDKDILLDTFEEAKKKAKERNDSEIIAKECLQIRETLTKIQQHVSNTEENATVCQTSLQMLSNLSSTLQNVNSIQSHISQQFEVLLNTVNSQKQTMTELGERVKKNEDNGLELVTNMQSHVECLRLEQEKAHLKQASMIEEALQLLNALVSEQSGKLKPINVSDKAMQTSPGQDKQTQTGQSSSAAGIDLSTLDWAVTMRTKKPTSIYRRRPLIRQRSKTTVNDENSQPMKMCRKQENISRPYRDRDFPESLLQQSPKAISNPGRIITPLSCWSQESSSPESMKKGQSITDILLTSSSSRDGLWQMLNTDHVSDTF